A single region of the Penaeus monodon isolate SGIC_2016 chromosome 18, NSTDA_Pmon_1, whole genome shotgun sequence genome encodes:
- the LOC119584492 gene encoding mitotic spindle assembly checkpoint protein MAD1-like — protein sequence MDGSPEPTVIARTLKDFNQFISSGKKSGDSTVGRDSRLRLNFSEAFSDNSSILEDDSRISVGRSRKRQIDEMTGLDISKRFREKDSEIIDAKTTINRLEGRIHYMELSAKKAKAEMEEELERYKRKQQRDKELIDDLQHKIKQMQAREREIQGSAHKVKESCTATSWETECKMINMQREHIEQCNRLQEEITSLRQKALYLERVMEEKTSQVDLAQSYTQDLEKQLAVAQHKLRDSGASQFETEALKLQLDQAKSKIRKLEMHQEELESLQSKSEVFETTVRKLPALEKEIAKLKEENKFLRETAMNTQLLEERLTNAQHQVQLLENRCQDSALMQAKETPTRQDALQQYEKVVSEELGLAQATAYDLQKQLMKLKQGDQTIAEGIAELRASQKSLESSRASESVQLLSLKAKLEKQQRNTQQNAQLIKRLQRKLMLVTKERDSLKSILTSYESEVTINYSTVSQQRIVKLESQLESYKEELQRLEKELDAFNKESEEEKDIPQRKDDIEKISTLEKKVIELEKDIAKLTQEKETLELRLESRALKGDYDPTKTKVIHFENNPFAKAVENRATEIERLQTENDALRERARLLEEGEMHDITQKVGMKVNTDGPSSKEITELQEKITSMEMRNKRLMEAFKKKSQAIREVMYRLTGYRVDACSDNQYKLISMYAESQADYLLFEQTKNNELQLLETEFSSTLEDMIDAYLRHENCYPAFLSAITLDLFNRQTMDPPPASSSEVEEDEEEEEEEEEEEEEEEGEEEGDDHDQHMGEPGQDNNDDDLIILD from the exons ATGGATGGGTCTCCGGAGCCAACGGTGATAGCGAGGACCCTGAAGGATTTTAACCAGTTTATATCCAGTGGCAAAAAGAGCGGAGACTCGACCGTGGGGAGAGACTCGCGGCTGAGACTCAACTTCTCTGAGGCTTTTAGTGATAACTCGAGTATTCTTGAGGACGACTCGAGGATCAGCGTGGGAAGGTCAAGAAAGCGCCAGATCGATGAAATGACAGGATTAG ACATCTCAAAAAGATTTCGAGAAAAGGACAGTGAGATCATAGATGCAAAAACCACCATAAACAGGCTAGAAGGACGCATTCATTACATGGAACTGTCAGCCAAGAAAGCAAAagcagaaatggaagaagaattgGAAAGATATAAACGGAAGCagcagagagacaaagaattG ATAGATGACCTGCAACACAAGATCAAGCAGATGCAGGCCAGGGAACGTGAGATCCAGGGAAGCGCCCACAAAGTGAAGGAATCATGCACAGCCACCAGCTGGGAAACAGAGTGCAAGATGATCAACATGCAACGTGAGCACATAGAGCAGTGCAACCGGCTCCAAGAG GAAATCACAAGTCTTCGCCAGAAAGCACTGTACCTTGAAAGAGTGATGGAAGAAAAGACATCACAG GTTGACCTTGCACAGTCCTATACACAAGATTTGGAAAAACAACTTGCTGTTGCCCAGCACAAGCTCAGAGATTCAGGCGCAAGTCAGTTTGAGACAGAGGCACTAAAACTGCAGCTTGACCAGGCTAAGTCAAAAATTAGA AAACTGGAAATGCACCAGGAAGAACTTGAGAGTTTGCAGAGCAAATCTGAGGTATTTGAAACAACAGTGCGCAAGCTTCCTGCCCTGGAAAAAGAAATTGCCAaattgaaagaagaaaacaagttcTTGAG AGAGACTGCAATGAACACTCAGCTTCTTGAGGAAAGGCTGACAAATGCCCAGCATCAAGTGCAGTTGCTCGAAAATCGCTGTCAAGACAGTGCTTTGATGCAAGCCAAGGAGACTCCTACAAGGCAA GATGCACTGCAGCAATATGAAAAAGTTGTCAGTGAAGAGCTTGGCTTAGCTCAAGCAACTGCCTATGACTTACAAAAGCAGTTGATGAAACTGAAGCAAGGAGACCAAACGATAGCAGAGGGCATTGCAGAACTACGTGCAAG CCAAAAGTCATTGGAAAGTAGCAGAGCGTCAGAAAGTGTTCAGCTGTTAAGCCTCAAAGCAAAACTGGAGAAACAACAGAGAAATACTCAACAGAATGCCCAGCTTATTAAAAGATTACAAAGAAAGCTTATGCTTGTAACAAAG GAACGAGATAGCTTGAAGAGCATTCTTACTTCTTATGAGTCTGAGGTGACTATCAACTACTCAACAGTGAGCCAGCAAAGAATTGTGAAGTTAGAGTCACAGTTAGAATCTTACAAGGAGGAGCTGCAACGACTTGAGAAAGAGTTAGATGCATTCAATAAGGAGtctgaggaagagaaggatattcCCCAG AGAAAGGATGATATAGAGAAAATTTCCACCCTTGAGAAGAAAGTGATTGAACTTGAAAAAGATATTGCCAAGTTAACTCAAGAAAAAGAGACCTTGGAACTGAGACTTGAAAGCCGAGCATTGAAGGGAGACTATGACCCCACCAAGACGAAGGTTATACACTTTGA gaaTAATCCCTTTGCCAAAGCTGTGGAGAATCGTGCCACAGAAATTGAGCGGTTACAGACAGAAAATGATGCTCTTCGTGAGAGGGCCCGGCTcttggaagagggagaaatgcaTGACATAACCCAGAAGGTTGGGATGAAAGTGAACACTGATGGTCCATCTTCAAAAGAAATTACAG AACTTCAAGAGAAAATCACATCTATGGAGATGCGCAATAAACGGCTCATGGAGGCTTTCAAGAAAAAATCTCAAGCGATACGTGAGGTGATGTATCGACTCACTGGTTACAGAGTGGATGCTTGCTCTGATAATCAGTATAAACTAATTAGTATGTATGCAGAATCTCAAGCAGACTATCTCTTGTTTGAG caaacaaaaaataacgaattGCAGCTTCTTGAGACTGAGTTTTCAAGCACACTGGAAGACATGATTGATGCTTACCTTCGCCATGAGAACTGCTATCCAGCATTCCTTTCTGCCATCACGTTGGACCTCTTCAACAGACAAACCATGGATCCCCCTCCTGCATCTTCAAGTGAagtagaggaggatgaagaagaggaggaagaggaagaagaagaggaagaggaagaggagggagaagaggagggagatgatcATGACCAGCATATGGGAGAACCAggacaagataataatgatgatgacttgaTAATACTAGACTAG
- the LOC119584489 gene encoding kinetochore protein Spc24-like isoform X1 yields MAIGKENHGFCKMGEESMIERDIAGLEEMTSQAISVFANNRVNSAINASKDTLVSSLAACEHSRLTLKETIRDLLQVEEAESNTLDELRSETLGPGASQVVSQIAQAKRRMEEIEEEIKSITGSISHTEQLEHSLEQRAKSSSKHTSAVVPKIKADVTTFTQISHLKWDYTAPENVVKGFILRPEKRDITPFKLDTSSHSQFFITNFLWQQIAADSDFI; encoded by the exons ATGGCTATAGGAAAAGAGAATCATG GATTTTGCAAGATGGGCGAAGAAAGCATGATAGAGAGGGACATTGCTGGCCTGGAGGAGATGACCAGCCAGGCAATCTCTGTGTTTGCAAACAACAGGGTCAACTCTGCCATAAACGCATCCAAAGACACCTTGGTCAGTTCTCTGGCTGCCTGCGAACACTCAAGGCTAACTCTGAAAGAGACCATCAGAG ACCTACTGCAAGTTGAGGAAGCAGAATCAAATACCCTTGATGAACTCCGTTCTGAAACTTTAGGTCCAGGAGCAAGTCAGGTGGTCTCACAAATTGCGCAGGCCAAAAGAAGAATG gaagaaatagaagaagaaatcaAATCAATTACCGGAAGCATAAGCCACACGGAACAGCTGGAACACTCCTTGGAACAGAGGGCCAAATCCTCTAGTAAACATACCTCAGCTGTCGTACCCAAAATCAA GGCTGATGTTACCACATTCACACAGATTTCTCACCTAAAATGGGACTACACCGCTCCAGAAAATGTAGTCAAAGGAT TCATTCTCCGACCAGAGAAGAGGGACATCACCCCTTTCAAGCTCGACACATCATCACACTCCCAGTTCTTCATCACAAATTTCCTGTGGCAACAGATTGCTGCTGATAGTGATTTTATTTGA
- the LOC119584489 gene encoding kinetochore protein Spc24-like isoform X2 yields the protein MGEESMIERDIAGLEEMTSQAISVFANNRVNSAINASKDTLVSSLAACEHSRLTLKETIRDLLQVEEAESNTLDELRSETLGPGASQVVSQIAQAKRRMEEIEEEIKSITGSISHTEQLEHSLEQRAKSSSKHTSAVVPKIKADVTTFTQISHLKWDYTAPENVVKGFILRPEKRDITPFKLDTSSHSQFFITNFLWQQIAADSDFI from the exons ATGGGCGAAGAAAGCATGATAGAGAGGGACATTGCTGGCCTGGAGGAGATGACCAGCCAGGCAATCTCTGTGTTTGCAAACAACAGGGTCAACTCTGCCATAAACGCATCCAAAGACACCTTGGTCAGTTCTCTGGCTGCCTGCGAACACTCAAGGCTAACTCTGAAAGAGACCATCAGAG ACCTACTGCAAGTTGAGGAAGCAGAATCAAATACCCTTGATGAACTCCGTTCTGAAACTTTAGGTCCAGGAGCAAGTCAGGTGGTCTCACAAATTGCGCAGGCCAAAAGAAGAATG gaagaaatagaagaagaaatcaAATCAATTACCGGAAGCATAAGCCACACGGAACAGCTGGAACACTCCTTGGAACAGAGGGCCAAATCCTCTAGTAAACATACCTCAGCTGTCGTACCCAAAATCAA GGCTGATGTTACCACATTCACACAGATTTCTCACCTAAAATGGGACTACACCGCTCCAGAAAATGTAGTCAAAGGAT TCATTCTCCGACCAGAGAAGAGGGACATCACCCCTTTCAAGCTCGACACATCATCACACTCCCAGTTCTTCATCACAAATTTCCTGTGGCAACAGATTGCTGCTGATAGTGATTTTATTTGA